In Citrus sinensis cultivar Valencia sweet orange chromosome 3, DVS_A1.0, whole genome shotgun sequence, the sequence TATGATGGTGAAGTGCTTAATGCATGGGCACTAAAGTATTTATAGGGAATAGTTTCCTGTTCCGTAAAGGGAAGAATAATTTCCTAATCCTGAGAGGACCGGGTTGGTCGATCCATTTGTCAGAATGGGATTAGGAAATACTATTTAGTTTCCTAGTTTGTAAATAATAAGATTATATTAgtttctccttttctttatAGGTTAGGAAACTAACACCTCGGATTGTGGTTTCGGCTCTTTCTTCATCTACACCTGGACATACCCTAGTGATCAACAAACTGTGGTcgtcctttttttaaaattttctaaaattttgttttctattttaatatatttttttattctttccaAGTTAGAAAATCTtggaaagaataaaaaaaattagtaccATCTAAAAAAACCATACGAAATTATTCTCCATATGCAATTATTGTTTGATGTTAAAATTGATGATATTTGTAACTTTTCAgtcaaataatactaattaaaaaacaaaaacaaaaaaggactTAAAAGCAAAGACTCTTCTGCAAGACAGATGCCAAATGGGCACTGCCCCGTCCATTACTTTGAAAACTAATACGACAGTAACCATGTCACGTGGGCATTTTATGCTGCGTTTACGTTTTAGATTGGAGTGGGAATTCTGAGAAGTGGGAAtccttggattaggagtgtggagtgggagtgagagtagggtgtttacttagactaaatgaaagtatggattgtcaatcagaatcctaattatttgtttactttgtcttggattggaagtaaattgttttaaattataattttatcattatgtatagaattataatttgtaattaaaaaattaataaaaaatatttggaaaataaaataaatattttattatatttctaaattaataataattactaatattcttaattatgtaaatcataattttttattaattttaattttaattatgtgaataaaaattattaataataacaacacaaatgaaatattattattgataatatagtacaaaattaatatttttttagaataaaatatttattattattaattaaataaataattaatatttattaaaattaatgtttaatattattaatttaaatataatatttatttatttttattttattaaatttaataaaataaatatgatataattattatttttaataaatatgatattatttattttattaaatattatttatttatttaattataggGATAAAATGAGAAGAGAGGGAAGTgaattcccactcccacctccctccatgggagtgggaatcccactccccactccaaaattggGTGAGTCCCAcagattcccactcccactcccctttttttaaggtaagtaaACACTAGAGTAGAAagaatccacactccacactcccactccagaaaATAAACACTACCTTAGTGTTTAAAACATGACATTTGTAGATCACAATTAACTCTAGTACCACGTCAATGTTGCCATCgatctgaaaattttcaattagcGGATAAAAAAGACCAAACACTAGTATTAAACACTAATATTGGATTGGTGTTCACAAAGTTGCCAACACACCCAAAATACCAgtaaaatatatctaaaaaaaaatctaaaactaTATATTCCAACAGAAAGTGAATGGTCCTTATGTTTTaacatttgaaaaagaaaaatgtaaaaagtgAAATTATTGCAATGCAATAATAGATCTATAGTGAAGTCAATACAATTCCTGACAAGATGGCTTGAAGCCAACAGCAGTTCAATAGCCAGAGCAGCCACCCGCAATTGTATTCCTGTTGAGAAACTTTTGTGCAAAGTTTTTTAGCATTACAGTTGCCAACCCCCGTCGAAGCTGAGGCTTCTCCAGAAAACATAATTGTGGTACATAAGAATAATGTATCTGTCTGAATAACCACAAACAGAGGCATTTCTTACGAATTCCTATGACTATTCTTGTAATTTGCTTTTGcaacaacaaataaattaacaaaattggaaaaaggaagggaaaaaaaattacaggcCTCGATTGACCCGTTTCTGAAACCCTGTTTATGGCCtaaaaattcaatcaataTGTAGAACTTAAGTAATGGATTCCTCATCTGAATTTCAAGGAGGCATGACCCGTGTCACCCAAGTGCTTATGTAATTTATTCCTGCCATGTTACAGGAAACAATCAGATCTTTTTACCCCAAAATAAGTGGCATAAATACAAATGTTAAGAATTTAGAGCCGCAAATGAATGcacccaaaataaaaaataaaaaaattacaaacctTGTTTCAAATTCCTGTCCACATTTCTCACACACATTGCTGGAATTCTTTGATGCCGCCTGCATTATAATACATATTTAACAATTAGATCAGAAAGAGCACGTACACCAGCATACGGGATAAGCGGTAACCTCTCAAGAAAAGAACTGTTATTACAACTGTATAAACTGTTCCAGTTCTCTGGCAGATAGACCTCCAGAAGATAAAGGGAAAGAGTAAGATAGACCTCCAGAAGATAAAGGGAAAGAGTAAACTTCAGTGATTTCTTTTGATTAGGTACTTGCCTGTAATTTTTAAGACTAATCAGCTCCTTCTATCATAGAGTTTCCATGCATATCCAAGGAAAtatccaaccaaaaaaaaaaccatagaAGAAAATTTAGTTTCATCCCTATTTAATAATgtatgtttctttcttttcttcttctaagCGATCTAGTATATTGTTCCCATTAAGGTTTCATACCCACTGGTGCCAAATAAAGCTTACTGTGTATCCGAAACAGGCAGATTTTGGCAAAGCATACAACAAGAATTCGTAAACCCATGTTTCAACAGGTAAAATCTATTCATTAGTCAAAGAATCATGCAAgactaatgaaataaaaaacagcTCTTTCTTTCAGCATGTGATGTGAAAGTTCAGAAGATTAAAGATGCTCAGTAATTAGAAATGTCAATTATCAAATGTCTAATGGGAGGACACGGTGAAGGAGAATAGACATTACTAGTAAGCTTACCtttgttttatttcctttGGACGAGTTCTTCAATTTGGCTTTTCTGTCCTTCTTGGTCCCTTTCCCATCAACTGGTTGGTCTGGAATCTTAGGATCCTTTTCTGAATGATTATCAGATATACCATTGTTCTTGTTTCCCACACAACTATGAGAAGAGGACTCTTCTATCACACCTGAATTATGATGCCCATTGGCTTCCTCATTAGTGCTCTTAAATCCATCTCTATCACCCTTTGCAGCTTCTCCACCACTCTTTTTACCCCTATCTTTCTTGTTTTTCCTTCTCGTACTCTTGCAATTATCATATTCCATAAATTCACTCTCACCAATCTCATTCTCAACATGAGCTTCAGTCTTCAAAACTTCATCCTCCTTCCTCACAGCTACCCTCTTCCTATTCTTATGTCCTGACAGCATCGCCTTAAGCATATTCACTTCATCGTCTGcatcctcatcctcatcctcatcctccTTTCCAAACCTGTCATCAACCTCATTCACCTCAACACCATCCGCAACATCAAAAAACTCACTTTCGACATCCTCATCACCACTCAATCCACCAACACCACTTCCAATTTCCCTCTCCTCAACCCCTACATTGTCTTTAAACCTCTCACCCAACTCTTCCACCTCACCATCCAATTCCCCGAAATCTGCCATCACCTCATCCTCATCCACAAAACTCTCCCTCAAATCCGCCACCTTCTCCTTGTGCTTCTTTGACTGCTCGTGATTCGTCCATTGCTTCTCACTCTTAAACTTCTTCCCACACAACACACAATAAAACTcacttctcttcttctcaatcTCCTCCTCCTCCAATCCCTCCTCATTCCCAACCTCATTATCCCCCTCATCATCAATTCTTGCCCAAGCAGGCTCTTCGTACCTCTTTGCTCGCTCCATTCTCTCCTTCTCCAACCTCTTCTTCCTCTCCTTCTCCTCCTCTCTTTTCCTCTCAATCTCTTCATTCTTCTTCACCATCATATCCATGACCCGCTTATCCCTTTTCTTCACAAACGCAGC encodes:
- the LOC102623443 gene encoding DNAJ protein JJJ1 homolog isoform X2, which encodes MASEKRCLYEVLGLRKECTTDEIRSAYKKLALQRHPDKLVQSGLSQAEATAQFQELVHAYEVLSDPKERAWYDSHRSQILFSDLNSASNCGPVPNLYSYFSNTAFSGYSDSGKGFYKVYSDLFNKIYLVEVSYVKKLGLGLDVLREAPIMGNLESPYGQVTAFYNYWLGFSTVMDFCWVDEYDVMAGPNRKSRRVMEEENKKLRKKAKREYNETVRELAAFVKKRDKRVMDMMVKKNEEIERKREEEKERKKRLEKERMERAKRYEEPAWARIDDEGDNEVGNEEGLEEEEIEKKRSEFYCVLCGKKFKSEKQWTNHEQSKKHKEKVADLRESFVDEDEVMADFGELDGEVEELGERFKDNVGVEEREIGSGVGGLSGDEDVESEFFDVADGVEVNEVDDRFGKEDEDEDEDADDEVNMLKAMLSGHKNRKRVAVRKEDEVLKTEAHVENEIGESEFMEYDNCKSTRRKNKKDRGKKSGGEAAKGDRDGFKSTNEEANGHHNSGVIEESSSHSCVGNKNNGISDNHSEKDPKIPDQPVDGKGTKKDRKAKLKNSSKGNKTKAST
- the LOC102623443 gene encoding DNAJ protein JJJ1 homolog isoform X1; the protein is MASEKRCLYEVLGLRKECTTDEIRSAYKKLALQRHPDKLVQSGLSQAEATAQFQELVHAYEVLSDPKERAWYDSHRSQILFSDLNSASNCGPVPNLYSYFSNTAFSGYSDSGKGFYKVYSDLFNKIYLVEVSYVKKLGLGLDVLREAPIMGNLESPYGQVTAFYNYWLGFSTVMDFCWVDEYDVMAGPNRKSRRVMEEENKKLRKKAKREYNETVRELAAFVKKRDKRVMDMMVKKNEEIERKREEEKERKKRLEKERMERAKRYEEPAWARIDDEGDNEVGNEEGLEEEEIEKKRSEFYCVLCGKKFKSEKQWTNHEQSKKHKEKVADLRESFVDEDEVMADFGELDGEVEELGERFKDNVGVEEREIGSGVGGLSGDEDVESEFFDVADGVEVNEVDDRFGKEDEDEDEDADDEVNMLKAMLSGHKNRKRVAVRKEDEVLKTEAHVENEIGESEFMEYDNCKSTRRKNKKDRGKKSGGEAAKGDRDGFKSTNEEANGHHNSGVIEESSSHSCVGNKNNGISDNHSEKDPKIPDQPVDGKGTKKDRKAKLKNSSKGNKTKAASKNSSNVCEKCGQEFETRNKLHKHLGDTGHASLKFR